In Rhinopithecus roxellana isolate Shanxi Qingling chromosome 4, ASM756505v1, whole genome shotgun sequence, a single genomic region encodes these proteins:
- the LOC104671786 gene encoding 40S ribosomal protein S10, translating into MLMPKKNRIAIYELLFKEGVMVAKKDVHMPKHPELADKNVPNLHVMKAMQSLKSRGYVKEQFAWRHFYWYLTNEGIQYLRDYLHLPPEIVPATLRRSRPETGRPRPKGLEGERPARLTRGEADRDTYRRSAVSPGADKKAEAGAGSATEFQFRGGFGHGRGQPPQ; encoded by the coding sequence ATGTTGATGCCTAAGAAGAACCGGATTGCCATTTACGAACTCCTTTTTAAGGAGGGAGTCATGGTGGCCAAGAAGGATGTCCACATGCCTAAGCACCCGGAGCTGGCAGACAAGAATGTGCCCAACCTTCATGTCATGAAGGCCATGCAGTCTCTCAAGTCCCGAGGCTACGTGAAGGAACAGTTTGCCTGGAGACATTTCTACTGGTACCTTACCAATGAGGGTATCCAGTATCTCCGTGATTACCTTCATCTGCCCCCGGAGATTGTGCCTGCCACCCTACGCCGTAGCCGtccagagactggcaggcctcggCCTAAAGGTCTGGAGGGTGAGCGACCTGCGAGACTCACAAGAGGGGAAGCTGACAGAGATACCTACAGACGGAGTGCTGTGTCACCTGGTGCCGACAAGAAAGCCGAGGCTGGGGCTGGGTCAGCAACCGAATTCCAGTTTAGAGGCGGATTTGGTCATGGACGTGGTCAGCCACCTCAGTAA